Within Gemmatimonadota bacterium, the genomic segment GGAAGATATGCCGGTGGCGCTCTCGATGTAGGTGGTCACGGTCGACGAGCCCAGCACGCTGCCGAAAACCGTTCCGACAGAGTCCGCCAGCAGCGCGCGGTTGGCCCGGGGAAGCCGGCCCTGGCGGTCCAGGAAACCCGAGCGCTCCGAGAGACCGACCAGCGTGCCCATGGTATCGAACAGGTCCACGAACAGGAAGGCGAAGACGAGATGGAGAAACATCGTGTCCAGGGTGTACGGCAGGTGGACGATCGCCTCCCCGAAGAGGGTTGCGGGCCAGGCGGGCAGGCTGACCACGCCGGCCGGCCAGGGAACCACGCCGATGATCATGGCCAGGAAAGCGACTCCTGCGACACCCAGCAGGATCGCGCCTCGAATGCCCCGGGCAAGCATGACGCCGATACCCGCCAGACCGACAAGCGTCAGCACGAATGGCCAGGAACGTACGTCCCCCAGGTCGACCAGGGTGACCGGATCGTCCACGATGATGCCGGCGTTCCTGAGACCGATGAACGCGATGAACAGCCCGATCCCCCCGGCCGTCGCGCGTTTGAGCGGTTCGGGCACCGCGGTGATGATGGCTTCCCTTACGCGCAGTACGGTCAACAACAGGAACAGGAGACCCGACGCCAGCACCACGGCGAGCGCGATACGCCAGCCCACTTCCATGCCCAGTACGATGGTATAGGTGAAAAAAGCGTTCAGCCCCATGCCGGGCGCGAGGGCGAAGGGGTAGTTCGCCAGCAGCGCCATCAAAAGCGTGCCGATGGCGGCGGACGCGCACGTGGCGAACAGGAGTTCTCCGAACAACGCCTGGCCCATCGCCTCCGACAGCATGGCGGGGTTTACCGCCACGATGTAGGCCATCGTCATGAAGGTGGTCAGGCCGCCGGTGGCCTCGGTCCGCCAGTCCGTGTTGTGTTCGTCGAACCTGAAGAATGACGCGATACGGTTCATGGCCGCGCTGTCCCACCGTTCATCCCGGCGCCGGTTAGATCCGCCAGGCGCGCGCGGGGCTGGACGGAAAGCGAAAGTCCGTCCCGCTGCCCGTTGCGAAACCGGTAAGCTCCGGCCGCCGCGATCATGGCGCCGTTGTCCGTGCACAGAATGGGTGGGGGATAGACTACCCGGAGCCCCGATTCGGCGCCTTTTTCCGTCATCCGCTCGCGCAGCCGGCTGTTGCACGCCACGCCTCCCGTGATCAGAATGGCGTCCACTCCGGCGGCCGAAGCGGCGGCCACGGACTTGTCGACCAGCACGTCTACGACGGCTTCCTGGAAGGACGCGGCGATGTGGGCGCGGTCGCGGTCGATCTCCGCTTCGGTCTGTCCCGAAAGATACATGCGTATGGCGTTCTTCAGACCACTGAAACTGAACTCGAAGCCGTCGGGATCGAGGTAGGTCCGGGGAAAATCCAGGAACCCGGGATCTCCTTCGCGCGACAACCGGTCGATGACGGGACCGCCGGGATACCCGATCCGCATCAGCCTGGCGACCTTGTCGAAGGCCTCGCCGGCCGCATCATCGCGCGTATTGCCCAGGATGTTGTAACGGCCCCAGTCCTCGACGAGCACCAACTGCGTGTGTCCGCCCGATACGACAAGCGCGATGAAGGGAGGGGCGAGTTCCCCGTCCGCCAGGCGCCCCGCGTACACGTGGCCTTCGATGTGGTTCACGCCGACCAGGGGTTTGCCCATGGCCATCGCGATGGATTTGACCGTGGAAAGTCCGATCAGCAGACAGCCCGCCAGTCCGGGGCCGTAGGTCACGGCGATTGCGTCCAGGCCATCGGGTTCGCAGGAAGCCAGTTGCAGGGCCGATTCGATCGCGGGCAGCAGAAGGGCCAGGTGGGCCCGGGAGGCCAGTTCCGGCACGACGCCCCCGTATTCGACGTGTATGCCCTGCGAGGAGATTACGTTGGACAGGACCGTCGTTTCATCGCGAACGACAGCGGCCGCGGTTTCATCGCAGGAGGTATCGATTCCGAGGATGAGCATGGCCCCTCGATCGGTTCACTTCCGAGACTGCGCCATGGGTCTGCCGAAACGGGTATCGCTGTTGTCGATGCGGATGTTGAATCCGCGGGTCAGACTGGTACACGTCCTGGACTGGTGCACGCCCAGGCCTTGTACTCGATCGTCACGCCATATGTTAAGGCCGTGAATGGTTTACAATTTATATGGTATTACGGCCGCGGCGTTGTCAATGATTATACCGCAGAAATGGTGCACGAGCCTCGGCGTGCCCCAGGAAGGCAGACCCGTATCGTCTCGCGGGAGCGGGTCAGGGAGCGGTGCCGCGGGCACGCCGCTCCCGGTCGAGGTACCGGGACGGCGTGCTGAGGGGTCATGGTGGAGGGCGTCTATGATCCGGATTACGGATCGCTTCTTCTCAATCGGAATCTGGTATGGTCGCCGCGAAGTTCGAGCAACGCGCCACCCCCGTTGATCGTGCCGGCGATGATGCCTTCGTCGCGTTTTGACACCCGGGTCGATATCTCGAAATCGGAATCCAGGTCGCTTTGGTGGCTGACGTCGGAGTAGAGGTCGAGTCCCTGATGGCGGGGAAGGTACAGTACCGTCCGGCCCCGGTGCGCGCGTATCCGCGTATCGCCGCTGAGTTGCGTTGCTTCCATGCGCACATCCGCGTGTCTCGCGTCCAGTTCGACGGCGCCTTCCAACTCCGTCAGCCGAAGCGTGCCGTGATCCAGGTCCAGGCGCGACAAGCCCGTCCAGTCCGTTCCCGATACCTCGCTGTAGTGCGCATTGATGCGAATCGCGCCTTCCACGTCCTGGATCCTCGTGTCCGTATGGCGGACGTCCAAATCCAGATGGATACGACGCGGCGTTCGAATTTCGTAATGGACATAGGGGATATGGCGGATGCTGATGAACCATCGTTTGTAACTGGGAATATCGTCATAGTCGGACCGGATCCGCAACGATCGTCCGGATCCCTCCACTTCGATGCTCAACGCCGATACGATCTTACTCGCGTAGTCGGGGTTGATTTCGAAGGGTGACTCGATACGGGCGACGATTTCCACCTCGTTACGATCCCATGACGACAGTTCAAGGCTGCCCCTGCCGATTTCTATGTCCAGGTGGCCGCCCGGTTCGAATGCGACCGTTTTAGCGTAATGCCTGACTTCTGCGAATGCGTCCCGGTGAAAACCCGTCAGGTCGCCGGGCAGCAGGATGAGTACGGCGGCAACAGCAAGAACTCTATACGCGAGCGTAAACATAATGCACCTCCCATCCGGTAAGCTGAAGGTTTATCGCGAAGAACCCCGGAATGAATAACGTGAGGTCATCGCGCCTACCTGCTTAGACCTCGAATGGAAAGTGTAAGTTGCCGCAATCGGCCTCAGCTTCGGACCAGGTTCCGCAGGACGAACCATACGTTCTCCTTGCGCTCCCTGAGCCTGCGGTAGAAGTAGGGCATCCACTCCGTTCCGAAGGGCACGTAGACGCGCATGTGGAAGCCCCTTGCGCGCATTTCCTTCTGGAACCCCGGTCGCAGGCCGTAGAGCATCTGGAACTCGAAGCCGTCCCGCGGGACCTCCAGTTGCTCGGCATACCGTATCACGCCCTCGATCAGGTAATCGTCGTGCGTCGCGAATGCGGGATAGTGGCCGTCCCGCAGGAGCTGCTCCGTCATGGAAAGAAACGCGCCGCGGATGTTGGGCATCCGCTGAAGGGCCAGGTCGGAGGGCTCCCGGTAGGATCCCTTGCACAGCCGCACACGGGCTCCGATCTTGTTGAGCACGAAGATGTCGTGGGGGCTGCGCAGCAGCATGGCCTGGATCACCACGCCGGAGTTCCTGTGACGGTCGTACAGATTGTAGAAGGTATCCAGCGTCTGCTGCGTATAGGGCGAGCCTTCCATGTCCAGCCGGACGAAGATGTCCCGTTCACCGGCGGCTTCCAGGATCCGGCCCAGGTTGTCTACGCAGTACGCTTCGTCTATATCCAGTCCCAGGTGGGTGAGCTTGACGGAGATATTGGCCTGGAGCGCGCCGTCACGGATCAGGTCCAGCATGACGAGATACTGGCGGACGGCCTCGTCCGCCTCTTCCCGTTCACGGGTCGCTTCGCCGAGCATGTTCAGGGTCACGTCGAGCCCGTCGTCGTTTAACGACCGGACGACGTCGACCGCGGCCTCGAGGGATTCTCCCGCGACGAATCTCCTGGCGAGGAAGAAAAACCGGCTCATATCGGCTCCGTAACCTATGCGGCAGACCAGGCAGACCAGGCGGACCAGGCAGACCGGGCAGACCAGGCGGATCGGACGGACCAGCAGGACCGCTTACGCCGTGAAGGGATCGCGCCCGAATCCGGGGCGGCGCGCATAGGTCCACGCGACCCGGCTCACGTCCTCGTTGGACATGCGCCAGTCCAGCAGTCTCACGCGCAGGTCCCGGACCGCGTCAGCGTAACGCGGATCTTCGGCCACGTTACGTAGTTCGCCGGGATCCCGTGCCAGGTCGAAGAGCACGTCCGGCATGCCGTTGAAGTGCCAGTACTTGAACCGGTCGTTCCGCACCATCCATCCCCGGCATTTCTCGGGCGGGATGCCGAGTTTCTTCGGCGTCCAGTAGAACCGGAAATCCCAGTCCGCGAAGACCGCTTCGCGCCAGTCGGCCGGGCGTTCGCCCCGCAGCAGGGGAACGAGGGACCGGCCCTGCAGGGCGGGCGGCATGCCCGGTGCGCCCGGTGCGCTGTGTCCGCCCGGTGCGCCCGGTGCGCCCGCTCCGCCCGGTGCGCCCGGTGCGTTGGGTCCGCCGGCACCGCCATGACCATCCGTTCCGCCAATTCCACAGACTTCCAGGCAGGTCGGCAGGACGTCCAGGGACTCGACGAACTCGTTCATCGTCCTCCCGCGCGTGGCGTCCGCGCAGGGCCGGGGATCGCGGACGATGAAGGGCACGTTGTACGCCTCGTCGTAGAAGAGCTCCTTCTCGAACATCCAGTGGTCGCCCACGTATTCGCCGTGATCGGACGTGAAGACGATCAGCGTGTCCTCCCAGAGACCCCGGTCCTTCATGAAACCGAACAGCCTGCCCAGGTGGTCGTCGATCTCCGTAATCAACCCGTAGTAGGTCGCCCTTCGCTGCCGCCACACGTCTTCGTCGTCGTAGGCCACGCCGCCCCTTTCGATCCGGTAGGGGACGTGGAAGGGATGGGGATGCTCCAATTCCTCCGGAGACCGGTTCGGCGCGGGGGAATCGGCGGGGTCGTACAGCGCGTTGTAAGGATAGGGCGCCACGATGGGCAGGTGGGGCTTGAAGTAGGAGAGGTGCAGAAACCAAGGCGAATCCCCGGCGTCGTCCATGAAGGCCATGGCCCGGTCCGTCATGAAGGCGGTATCGCTGTCCTCCCGCCTGAATCGCGTGGGGTAGGCGGAACGATCCCGGTCGGCATTTGCGGGCATTTCCACCGCGAAAGGATCGGCGACGACGTCGGCGGCGTACCCCTTGCTTCTTAGATGGGCCAGCCAGCCCTCCCCCCTGGATTCGTTCAGCTCCCAGGTTTCCAGCCCGGCCAGGGCCGCGCGGCGGATCCCCTGTTCAGGCTGCGCCCCGGGATCGCCGAAGGGATCGGGAGTGTAGTGCGTCTTGCCGCAGAGCGCCGCCCGGTAACCCGCCTCGCCGAAGAAGTGGCCCATGGTCTTCTCGTCCACGGGCAGGGGCACTTCGTTCCAGGGAGACCGGTTGGCGTGGGGATACCGGCCGGTGTAAAAGCACATGCGGCTGGGACCGCAGACCGCCGACTGCACGTAGGCCCGCCGGAAGAGGACGCCTTCAGAAGCGAGATGGTCGAGGTGGGGCGTCCGGACCACGGGGTGGCCGACGCCGGACATACAGTCCGCCCGCATCTGGTCGGTCATGATGAAGAGTACGTTCGGTCGACCGGCGGGCATGTGGGGTCTCCGCGTGCTGCTGGGTGCGGGGTGCAGCCGCGCGTAGCGGCGAAAGACCGCACGGCGCGACGGACGGCAATGGTGCCGCCTGAACGGTAATATGCAGCCGTATTTCCCGATAGGCAAAAGCATATTCTGATATGGGCGCACGCGTGCGGGCACACGCCGTCGGCGAGGTGAACGGTCAAGTGTGTACACACAGGCGCACGCCGCCAGCCGTGTAGAGGCCGGAGAGAAATCACAAGTGCATCCGCGCAGGGGAAAATCGGACAGGTTTTGTGAATAGGATGGACCGAAAGAATGTATGCAGTACGTCTCGCCGTTCGAAATCACCGCGTGAGACCCGGGGGCACGAAAAAACGCAACCATTCAGGTCGTTTCCCTGTCTTAGATGCAGCGCGTGAATCGATGGTCGGCGAGGACCCCAAAATGGTTGGAGGACATACCTTGTTTCTGAACAGACTGCATCGGTGGACGATCATCCTGTCCGCCCTGATCATAGTGGGACCCGCGGAATCCGAAGCGCGCCAACCGGCGCTGGAGAAACGGGTGTACAATACCCGGCACATCACGTCGCTGCCCCCGGACATCGACGGCAGGGGCGATGATCCGGCCTGGAACGACGTGGAGTGGTCCGGCGACTTTACCCAGCTGGATCCGGACGACGGCGGGGAACCCACACAGCAGACGGCCTTCAAGATCCTTTTCGACGATCACAACCTCTACGTGCTGATCCGGGCCTTCGATACCGAACCGGACCAGATTACCCACCGCGTAACCCGGCGCGACGATTGGGACAACGACTGGGTGGAGATCCATTTCGACAGCTACCACGACAAACGCACGGCTTTTTCCTTCACGCTGACCGCTTCAGGCGGGCGGGGCGACGAGGCCATATCGAACGACGGCAACGACTGGGACTCGAGCTGGGACCCCGTATGGTTCGGCGCGTCTACCATCGACGAAGAGGGATGGCTTGCCGAGATGCGCATACCCTTAAGCCAGCTGC encodes:
- the tsaD gene encoding tRNA (adenosine(37)-N6)-threonylcarbamoyltransferase complex transferase subunit TsaD, with protein sequence MLILGIDTSCDETAAAVVRDETTVLSNVISSQGIHVEYGGVVPELASRAHLALLLPAIESALQLASCEPDGLDAIAVTYGPGLAGCLLIGLSTVKSIAMAMGKPLVGVNHIEGHVYAGRLADGELAPPFIALVVSGGHTQLVLVEDWGRYNILGNTRDDAAGEAFDKVARLMRIGYPGGPVIDRLSREGDPGFLDFPRTYLDPDGFEFSFSGLKNAIRMYLSGQTEAEIDRDRAHIAASFQEAVVDVLVDKSVAAASAAGVDAILITGGVACNSRLRERMTEKGAESGLRVVYPPPILCTDNGAMIAAAGAYRFRNGQRDGLSLSVQPRARLADLTGAGMNGGTARP
- a CDS encoding NCS2 family permease, which produces MNRIASFFRFDEHNTDWRTEATGGLTTFMTMAYIVAVNPAMLSEAMGQALFGELLFATCASAAIGTLLMALLANYPFALAPGMGLNAFFTYTIVLGMEVGWRIALAVVLASGLLFLLLTVLRVREAIITAVPEPLKRATAGGIGLFIAFIGLRNAGIIVDDPVTLVDLGDVRSWPFVLTLVGLAGIGVMLARGIRGAILLGVAGVAFLAMIIGVVPWPAGVVSLPAWPATLFGEAIVHLPYTLDTMFLHLVFAFLFVDLFDTMGTLVGLSERSGFLDRQGRLPRANRALLADSVGTVFGSVLGSSTVTTYIESATGISSGARTGFASLVVAILFLGTLFVAPLVESIPVFATAPALIVTGVLMMAAAARVNWSDATEAVPVFLTLISIPLTFSIADGLAVGFVAYPVIKRLSGKGADVHPLVDVLALVFIARYVFME
- a CDS encoding sulfatase-like hydrolase/transferase, giving the protein MVAFFRAPGSHAVISNGETYCIHSFGPSYSQNLSDFPLRGCTCDFSPASTRLAACACVYTLDRSPRRRRVPARVRPYQNMLLPIGKYGCILPFRRHHCRPSRRAVFRRYARLHPAPSSTRRPHMPAGRPNVLFIMTDQMRADCMSGVGHPVVRTPHLDHLASEGVLFRRAYVQSAVCGPSRMCFYTGRYPHANRSPWNEVPLPVDEKTMGHFFGEAGYRAALCGKTHYTPDPFGDPGAQPEQGIRRAALAGLETWELNESRGEGWLAHLRSKGYAADVVADPFAVEMPANADRDRSAYPTRFRREDSDTAFMTDRAMAFMDDAGDSPWFLHLSYFKPHLPIVAPYPYNALYDPADSPAPNRSPEELEHPHPFHVPYRIERGGVAYDDEDVWRQRRATYYGLITEIDDHLGRLFGFMKDRGLWEDTLIVFTSDHGEYVGDHWMFEKELFYDEAYNVPFIVRDPRPCADATRGRTMNEFVESLDVLPTCLEVCGIGGTDGHGGAGGPNAPGAPGGAGAPGAPGGHSAPGAPGMPPALQGRSLVPLLRGERPADWREAVFADWDFRFYWTPKKLGIPPEKCRGWMVRNDRFKYWHFNGMPDVLFDLARDPGELRNVAEDPRYADAVRDLRVRLLDWRMSNEDVSRVAWTYARRPGFGRDPFTA
- a CDS encoding proline dehydrogenase, translating into MSRFFFLARRFVAGESLEAAVDVVRSLNDDGLDVTLNMLGEATREREEADEAVRQYLVMLDLIRDGALQANISVKLTHLGLDIDEAYCVDNLGRILEAAGERDIFVRLDMEGSPYTQQTLDTFYNLYDRHRNSGVVIQAMLLRSPHDIFVLNKIGARVRLCKGSYREPSDLALQRMPNIRGAFLSMTEQLLRDGHYPAFATHDDYLIEGVIRYAEQLEVPRDGFEFQMLYGLRPGFQKEMRARGFHMRVYVPFGTEWMPYFYRRLRERKENVWFVLRNLVRS